In one Oryza glaberrima chromosome 2, OglaRS2, whole genome shotgun sequence genomic region, the following are encoded:
- the LOC127761124 gene encoding probable tocopherol cyclase, chloroplastic isoform X2, which yields MDLAAAAVAVSFPRPAPPPRRCAPRRHRRALAPRAASSSPSPSTAVAAPVYAPTPRDRALRTPHSGYHYDGTARPFFEGWYFKVSIPECRQSFCFMYSVENPLFRDGMSDLDRVIHGSRFTGVGAQILGADDKYICQFTEKSNNFWGSRHELMLGNTFIPNNGSTPPEGEVPPQEFSSRVLEGFQVTPIWHQGFIRDDGRSKYVPNVQTARWEYSTRPVYGWGDVTSKQKSTAGWLAAFPFFEPHWQICMAGGLSTGWIEWDGERFEFENAPSYSEKNWGAGFPRKWYWVQCNVFSGASGEVALTAAGGLRKIGLGETYESPSLIGIHYEGKFYEFVPWTGTVSWDIAPWGHWKLSGENKNHLVEIEATTKEPGTALRAPTMEAGLVPACKDTCYGDLRLQMWEKRNDGGKGKFLLHYLKKRWLSPRISTSPSKSRRSMAAAAAGGGGAKWSETAMLVIDMQKDFVDPAMRSPMLVDGGQAVVPTVAEAVAVARERGIYVVWVVREHDPSGADVEIFRRRYYSGGKGPTVKGLKGADLADGLVIKEGEYKLVKTRFSAFFATPLDSVLKTSGIKNLVIVGVQTPNCIRQTVFDAVALDYEKVTVIIDATAAARPEIHLSNIRDMKNIGVETPTLEEWRR from the exons atggacctcgccgccgccgccgtggccgtctCCTTCCCACGCCCTGctcccccgccgcgccgctgcgccccacgccgccaccgccgcgccctcgctccgcgcgcggcctcctcctccccctccccctccacggcggtggcggcgcccgtCTACGCCCCCACGCCGCGGGACCGGGCCCTGCGGACGCCGCACAGCGG GTATCACTATGACGGCACGGCGAGGCCCTTCTTTGAGGGATGGTACTTCAAGGTGTCCATTCCCGAGTGCAGGCAGAGCTTCTGCTTCATGTACTCTGTCGAGAACCCGTTGTTCCGAGATGGGATGAGTGATCTGGATCGGGTCATACATGGTTCGCGCTTCACTGGCGTCGGGGCGCAGATTCTCGGTGCCGATGATAAGTACATATGCCAGTTCACCGAGAAATCCAATAACTTTTGGGGAA GTAGGCATGAACTAATGCTCGGAAACACTTTCATTCCCAATAATGGTTCAACACCCCCAGAAGGGGAGGTTCCCCCTCAG GAATTTTCTAGTCGAGTTTTGGAAGGCTTCCAAGTGACACCGATTTGGCATCAAGGCTTTATACGTGATGATGGAAG GTCAAAGTATGTGCCAAATGTCCAAACAGCTAGGTGGGAGTACAGCACTCGACCAGTATATGGCTGGGGTGATGTCACGTCAAAGCAGAAATCAACTGCTGGTTGGCTTGCTGCTTTTCCTTTCTTTGAACCTCATTGGCAAATATGCATGGCTGGTGGCTTATCCACAG GATGGATTGAATGGGACGGAGAGcggtttgaatttgaaaatgctCCTTCTTATTCAGAAAAGAACTGGGGTGCAGGTTTTCCGAGGAAGTggtattgg GTCCAATGCAATGTCTTCTCAGGCGCATCTGGTGAAGTTGCATTAACGGCTGCTGGCGGATTAAGGAAAATTGGATTGGGCGAAACCTATGAAAGTCCTTCACTG ATTGGAATTCATTATGAGGGAAAATTCTATGAATTTGTGCCTTGGACCGGGACAGTAAGCTGGGACATTGCCCCTTGGGGTCACTGGAAGTTGTCCGGCGAGAACAAAAATCATCTG GTTGAAATAGAAGCAACCACAAAAGAACCAGGCACTGCTTTGCGAGCTCCAACCATGGAGGCTGGACTAGTGCCAGCATGCAAAGACACCTGCTATGGTGATCTGAGGCTGCAAATGTGGGAAAAGAGAAATGATGGTGGCAAGGGAAag TTCCTCCTCCACTACCTCAAGAAGCGCTGGCTCTCCCCGAGGATCTCGACTTCCCCGTCCAAATCGCGGcgatccatggcggcggcggcggcgggcggcggtggcgccaagTGGAGCGAGACGGCCATGCTCGTCATCGACATGCag AAGGATTTCGTTGACCCGGCGATGCGGAGCCCGATGCTGGTGGACGGCGGCCAGGCGGTGGTCCCCACCGTCGCCGAGGCGGTCGCCGTCGCGAGGGAGCGCGGCATCTACGTCGTCTGG GTGGTCAGAGAGCATGACCCTTCTGGAGCAGATGTTGAAATTTTTCGGAGACGCTATTATTCTGGTGGGAAGGGCCCAACAGTGAAAGGTTTGAAAGGTGCTGATCTAGCTGATGGGCTTGTTATCAAAGAAGGGGAATACAAGTTGGTGAAGACAAGGTTCAGTGCTTTCTTTGCGACACCCCTTGATTCTGTCCTCAAAACCTCAGGAATAAAGAATTTGGTTATCGTTG GGGTTCAAACACCAAATTGCATCCGGCAGACGGTCTTTGATGCTGTAGCATTGGACTATGAGAAAGTGACAGTCATTATTGATGCAACAGCTGCTGCTAGGCCAGAGATCCATCTGT
- the LOC127761124 gene encoding probable tocopherol cyclase, chloroplastic isoform X4, with protein MDLAAAAVAVSFPRPAPPPRRCAPRRHRRALAPRAASSSPSPSTAVAAPVYAPTPRDRALRTPHSGYHYDGTARPFFEGWYFKVSIPECRQSFCFMYSVENPLFRDGMSDLDRVIHGSRFTGVGAQILGADDKYICQFTEKSNNFWGSRHELMLGNTFIPNNGSTPPEGEVPPQEFSSRVLEGFQVTPIWHQGFIRDDGRSKYVPNVQTARWEYSTRPVYGWGDVTSKQKSTAGWLAAFPFFEPHWQICMAGGLSTGWIEWDGERFEFENAPSYSEKNWGAGFPRKWYWVQCNVFSGASGEVALTAAGGLRKIGLGETYESPSLIGIHYEGKFYEFVPWTGTVSWDIAPWGHWKLSGENKNHLVEIEATTKEPGTALRAPTMEAGLVPACKDTCYGDLRLQMWEKRNDGGKGKFLLHYLKKRWLSPRISTSPSKSRRSMAAAAAGGGGAKWSETAMLVIDMQKDFVDPAMRSPMLVDGGQAVVPTVAEAVAVARERGIYVVWVVREHDPSGADVEIFRRRYYSGGKGPTVKGLKGADLADGLVIKEGEYKLVKTRFSAFFATPLDSVLKTSGIKNLVIVGKH; from the exons atggacctcgccgccgccgccgtggccgtctCCTTCCCACGCCCTGctcccccgccgcgccgctgcgccccacgccgccaccgccgcgccctcgctccgcgcgcggcctcctcctccccctccccctccacggcggtggcggcgcccgtCTACGCCCCCACGCCGCGGGACCGGGCCCTGCGGACGCCGCACAGCGG GTATCACTATGACGGCACGGCGAGGCCCTTCTTTGAGGGATGGTACTTCAAGGTGTCCATTCCCGAGTGCAGGCAGAGCTTCTGCTTCATGTACTCTGTCGAGAACCCGTTGTTCCGAGATGGGATGAGTGATCTGGATCGGGTCATACATGGTTCGCGCTTCACTGGCGTCGGGGCGCAGATTCTCGGTGCCGATGATAAGTACATATGCCAGTTCACCGAGAAATCCAATAACTTTTGGGGAA GTAGGCATGAACTAATGCTCGGAAACACTTTCATTCCCAATAATGGTTCAACACCCCCAGAAGGGGAGGTTCCCCCTCAG GAATTTTCTAGTCGAGTTTTGGAAGGCTTCCAAGTGACACCGATTTGGCATCAAGGCTTTATACGTGATGATGGAAG GTCAAAGTATGTGCCAAATGTCCAAACAGCTAGGTGGGAGTACAGCACTCGACCAGTATATGGCTGGGGTGATGTCACGTCAAAGCAGAAATCAACTGCTGGTTGGCTTGCTGCTTTTCCTTTCTTTGAACCTCATTGGCAAATATGCATGGCTGGTGGCTTATCCACAG GATGGATTGAATGGGACGGAGAGcggtttgaatttgaaaatgctCCTTCTTATTCAGAAAAGAACTGGGGTGCAGGTTTTCCGAGGAAGTggtattgg GTCCAATGCAATGTCTTCTCAGGCGCATCTGGTGAAGTTGCATTAACGGCTGCTGGCGGATTAAGGAAAATTGGATTGGGCGAAACCTATGAAAGTCCTTCACTG ATTGGAATTCATTATGAGGGAAAATTCTATGAATTTGTGCCTTGGACCGGGACAGTAAGCTGGGACATTGCCCCTTGGGGTCACTGGAAGTTGTCCGGCGAGAACAAAAATCATCTG GTTGAAATAGAAGCAACCACAAAAGAACCAGGCACTGCTTTGCGAGCTCCAACCATGGAGGCTGGACTAGTGCCAGCATGCAAAGACACCTGCTATGGTGATCTGAGGCTGCAAATGTGGGAAAAGAGAAATGATGGTGGCAAGGGAAag TTCCTCCTCCACTACCTCAAGAAGCGCTGGCTCTCCCCGAGGATCTCGACTTCCCCGTCCAAATCGCGGcgatccatggcggcggcggcggcgggcggcggtggcgccaagTGGAGCGAGACGGCCATGCTCGTCATCGACATGCag AAGGATTTCGTTGACCCGGCGATGCGGAGCCCGATGCTGGTGGACGGCGGCCAGGCGGTGGTCCCCACCGTCGCCGAGGCGGTCGCCGTCGCGAGGGAGCGCGGCATCTACGTCGTCTGG GTGGTCAGAGAGCATGACCCTTCTGGAGCAGATGTTGAAATTTTTCGGAGACGCTATTATTCTGGTGGGAAGGGCCCAACAGTGAAAGGTTTGAAAGGTGCTGATCTAGCTGATGGGCTTGTTATCAAAGAAGGGGAATACAAGTTGGTGAAGACAAGGTTCAGTGCTTTCTTTGCGACACCCCTTGATTCTGTCCTCAAAACCTCAGGAATAAAGAATTTGGTTATCGTTGGTAAGCACTGA
- the LOC127761124 gene encoding probable tocopherol cyclase, chloroplastic isoform X3: MDLAAAAVAVSFPRPAPPPRRCAPRRHRRALAPRAASSSPSPSTAVAAPVYAPTPRDRALRTPHSGYHYDGTARPFFEGWYFKVSIPECRQSFCFMYSVENPLFRDGMSDLDRVIHGSRFTGVGAQILGADDKYICQFTEKSNNFWGSRHELMLGNTFIPNNGSTPPEGEVPPQEFSSRVLEGFQVTPIWHQGFIRDDGRSKYVPNVQTARWEYSTRPVYGWGDVTSKQKSTAGWLAAFPFFEPHWQICMAGGLSTGWIEWDGERFEFENAPSYSEKNWGAGFPRKWYWVQCNVFSGASGEVALTAAGGLRKIGLGETYESPSLIGIHYEGKFYEFVPWTGTVSWDIAPWGHWKLSGENKNHLVEIEATTKEPGTALRAPTMEAGLVPACKDTCYGDLRLQMWEKRNDGGKGKFLLHYLKKRWLSPRISTSPSKSRRSMAAAAAGGGGAKWSETAMLVIDMQKDFVDPAMRSPMLVDGGQAVVPTVAEAVAVARERGIYVVWVVREHDPSGADVEIFRRRYYSGGKGPTVKGLKGADLADGLVIKEGEYKLVKTRFSAFFATPLDSVLKTSGIKNLVIVGVQTPNCIRQTVFDAVALDYDKVAVIIDATAAAKPEIHLSNMIDMKNIGVETPTLEEWRR; this comes from the exons atggacctcgccgccgccgccgtggccgtctCCTTCCCACGCCCTGctcccccgccgcgccgctgcgccccacgccgccaccgccgcgccctcgctccgcgcgcggcctcctcctccccctccccctccacggcggtggcggcgcccgtCTACGCCCCCACGCCGCGGGACCGGGCCCTGCGGACGCCGCACAGCGG GTATCACTATGACGGCACGGCGAGGCCCTTCTTTGAGGGATGGTACTTCAAGGTGTCCATTCCCGAGTGCAGGCAGAGCTTCTGCTTCATGTACTCTGTCGAGAACCCGTTGTTCCGAGATGGGATGAGTGATCTGGATCGGGTCATACATGGTTCGCGCTTCACTGGCGTCGGGGCGCAGATTCTCGGTGCCGATGATAAGTACATATGCCAGTTCACCGAGAAATCCAATAACTTTTGGGGAA GTAGGCATGAACTAATGCTCGGAAACACTTTCATTCCCAATAATGGTTCAACACCCCCAGAAGGGGAGGTTCCCCCTCAG GAATTTTCTAGTCGAGTTTTGGAAGGCTTCCAAGTGACACCGATTTGGCATCAAGGCTTTATACGTGATGATGGAAG GTCAAAGTATGTGCCAAATGTCCAAACAGCTAGGTGGGAGTACAGCACTCGACCAGTATATGGCTGGGGTGATGTCACGTCAAAGCAGAAATCAACTGCTGGTTGGCTTGCTGCTTTTCCTTTCTTTGAACCTCATTGGCAAATATGCATGGCTGGTGGCTTATCCACAG GATGGATTGAATGGGACGGAGAGcggtttgaatttgaaaatgctCCTTCTTATTCAGAAAAGAACTGGGGTGCAGGTTTTCCGAGGAAGTggtattgg GTCCAATGCAATGTCTTCTCAGGCGCATCTGGTGAAGTTGCATTAACGGCTGCTGGCGGATTAAGGAAAATTGGATTGGGCGAAACCTATGAAAGTCCTTCACTG ATTGGAATTCATTATGAGGGAAAATTCTATGAATTTGTGCCTTGGACCGGGACAGTAAGCTGGGACATTGCCCCTTGGGGTCACTGGAAGTTGTCCGGCGAGAACAAAAATCATCTG GTTGAAATAGAAGCAACCACAAAAGAACCAGGCACTGCTTTGCGAGCTCCAACCATGGAGGCTGGACTAGTGCCAGCATGCAAAGACACCTGCTATGGTGATCTGAGGCTGCAAATGTGGGAAAAGAGAAATGATGGTGGCAAGGGAAag TTCCTCCTCCACTACCTCAAGAAGCGCTGGCTCTCCCCGAGGATCTCGACTTCCCCGTCCAAATCGCGGcgatccatggcggcggcggcggcgggcggcggtggcgccaagTGGAGCGAGACGGCCATGCTCGTCATCGACATGCag AAGGATTTCGTTGACCCGGCGATGCGGAGCCCGATGCTGGTGGACGGCGGCCAGGCGGTGGTCCCCACCGTCGCCGAGGCGGTCGCCGTCGCGAGGGAGCGCGGCATCTACGTCGTCTGG GTGGTCAGAGAGCATGACCCTTCTGGAGCAGATGTTGAAATTTTTCGGAGACGCTATTATTCTGGTGGGAAGGGCCCAACAGTGAAAGGTTTGAAAGGTGCTGATCTAGCTGATGGGCTTGTTATCAAAGAAGGGGAATACAAGTTGGTGAAGACAAGGTTCAGTGCTTTCTTTGCGACACCCCTTGATTCTGTCCTCAAAACCTCAGGAATAAAGAATTTGGTTATCGTTG